Below is a window of Humulus lupulus chromosome 9, drHumLupu1.1, whole genome shotgun sequence DNA.
TTAGTTTCTTTaatcacacatttaagtccaaataactcatttagcgagtccagcactattttaaacatacgTTGTAatagtcctggattagtagggcattacactttgTAACACTACACTTTTACTTATTCAATATCAAAGCTTTCTGTTTCTTTCTTCCATTATTTGATCCCACCTAATAAAGCTTTACAATTTGGCTATTCGTCGCTTACTTGTTCCCTTTACTTCACCCATATGCTTTTCTTATAGGTTCTTTAGGAGGCTAAGTTTGGAGAACATACAACTCTTCCACTTCTTATCATATTGATATCTTGTTGATATTTCATAATGACACATTTGTAATAAGCAGTTTCTATCATATGGATATTTTTAGAGTTAAGTCTTTCCTATTTTATCCTTGATTCATGCCACCTGTCAACAATCACCACAAatgaattttgatttaatttgaaAACCTCTTCCATTAGAGTCTCATCACCATCACACTACCCACCCTCATGTCCCTCAGCTTCCTTCAGGCATTGTTCAACTACATCGGTTTGGTGACCTCGACACCATATTGCAAGAATAACGATCCAAAACCACATAAACATCCCTCACTTAATATAATACTGTCAGTTTGGGACTTAAATGTCACACGAGTTTGTTCTTGGGTTATAACTGTGCATATTATTGTATAATCAAATCTGTGAGTTCTACTGTTAAACTTAACTTGACAGGTAAAAGTTTGCACTACGATTCAACTAACTGacattattgtgatatatttgaaTCTTGTAATATTATTTAGTATTAGTCTTGTGAATATAATATGAGTGCTATTTTTTTACACAAGTATAAAACAAAAAACATTAAGGGCAAATATCATTCTGACCCCTATATTTTTGCCAAATACATGTTTGGATCCTGTTTTATTAAAGGCTATTTAATATTTTTGTCTCCCGAACCATGACATATACATTATTATATCCTTGATTTTTTTAAACCGTTAAAAATTATTCCTGAATTATTCCTAGTATTGTAAAGTGAGACTTCTGCTAAGTTTTATCCTATGTGACTAACAGATTGTTGACGTGACTATATAGTCATTTGACTTATCATTATCACGTCGTCATATGTATgtgttataatataattttataagaaatatatattttttattttaaattattttttactttAAATTATACAAATGACGCTGACGTAACAATGACAAATCAGTGACCAAGTTGTAGCCACATAAGATAAAATTTAACAGAAGTTGCACTTTACAATACTGTGAATAATTCAAGGGTGATTTCATAAGTAATTTTAAATATACTCTTTCATTCTCTGCTCCCCAACTACTTTCTTCGCATCTATGGACTCATCACATTGTTGGTGGCCTAATAAATGatcttatatataaaattattttgaccaaaatcggatcCAAATACTACATTGATCTATTTTACAAAATACGGAGTCTAAATTATTGTTTAACAAAAATACATTCTATAATCGCATAATCAGAGAAAACACGGGCTAAATTAGTatttttccaaacattaataatgactaaatatatatacattcatatatgtatataatggTCAAAAAACAGTACATGAGCAATTCAAGAGATTGTTATTGAAAGGTGTTTAGTAGTAATAAGGACCAACTCGAAGTATCTACACACAAAACCCAACAACCCAATTGCTTGGACCGGAACATGTGCAGAAAACTAATGGCGCACCAGACACTATTTAATAGGGCAAAGCTGTTTTTCACCACCACAAGACACAATCATATATGTTAGCTACCTCCATTGGTGGGAGGGGTCCTCATCTATTCTATTTCTTCTAGACTTCTATTGTTAGTAGTGGTGACAACTGCGTTTCAGGTTGAGTGGTTAGTGTCATGGTTTACTCCTATGAAGTCTCTGCCTCAATTCCTCAACTACTTTTGTAATTGAGATAGGTTCAATGAGCACTATTTTCTCACAAGTTTCTATTCTGCAAAAAATATTGTTAGATCAAGTTGTTCTAATGACTGAAATTAAAAGACAGTAAGAAATAATTTGAGAAAATAGCAAGAGTAATTTATAATAAGTGCATTATAACCACCAAAAGAACTTTCACACAACCATTAAGCACTCTACAACATGAACTATCTCGTATAATTACAGCTTATTTAAGAtcagatatatatttatatcacaaTATGAAAAGGAAAATTGAAATGAAATATCTACTAAGCAAACAGAATCTGAGAACTTGAGGGTGTCAAGTCAGAGAAACAATCAGGTGCATCAACCACATGCCATTGTACACCAAAGTTCCACTTCTCAGAGCTGCTCTTTTGGTTAAGTTTGGAGATGTGTCCCACAGCAACATGAAGGTTCCGACCAACGACATAGATCTTGCAATCGCAGGCGTTTACAGCAAAAGGTTTACAAATCTGTTCTGGCAATGGAGGTCCTTCAATAGGCTCCCAAGAATCAGTATCTAAATCATAAACCTTAACTTTCATTCTTTCGAGTTCCGAGACTACAAACAAGTGTCCATAAACCACCACACTTGAACCTGTCCATCCTTCCCTTAGTCCAACAGCCATACTTTCCCAATGATCAGTTCTGGGATCGTAAACCTGACCTCGAGGAGAGACATAGAAAGGCCACAACCAGCCTTCTGTAACAAGAAGCTTCCCATTGAGAACTGCAGCATCATAAGAGGCCATATTTGCTCCCATGTTAGCAATGGATTGCCAACTTCCTTTCATGGGATCCAAAACCTCAGCTGAGTTCAACTCAAAAAGATCTGCACTGTTTCCTCCAGCAACATAAATTTTACCATTAATCACCCCACTTGCGAAAAAAGACCTAGCAGTGATCATCCGACTCATTACAGTCCAACGGTTTTTCTGCATTTCGTACTTGAGGACCAAGTCAAGGGGACAATCTACATCAGAGACCATACCCCCACAAACAAAGAGAGTCCCCTCTCGGGGAATCGAAATGCATCTGAATCCATGGGGACACACCTTGTCTTTACAAGGCATTGAAGGGATGGTATGCCAAGAGAAGTAAGTGAGATCAAGAACCTGCCACTGAATCTTTCCAGTGCACTTGTGGAAGGCAAAAACAAAGAGCCAAGGATCTTTGAAGCCTAATTCTTTTCTTCGAGTGAAAAATCGTTCTTTCCTCCCAAGAAGGAGATGCCATCTTTTGCAAACAACTTTGCAAGATGAGTGACTCTTGACCGGAAGACGAAGTAGACAGTTTAGTGCAACATCATCTGGAAGGCCTGGAATTAAGGGTTCTCCCCTCATAGACAATTCTAACTCTGCCGAAGGGTTCAAGAAAGAAGGTGGTATCACAGCTAACCTAAACTTTGGGGATAGTGTCATTTGAGAATCCCCTAGTTTGTGCACAGGTGCTTGTTCTGAGGACAATCGAACTCGCTGCATCCCCTCTCAAGAAATATTTctaaaaccttaagaacaaagaGGATGCTCTAAACTTTGAAAGCACAATCCCTAGCCTATGATATGTCACCAATGGTTTTATTAACTATGGAGCAAATAAAACCATTGGCACCAAATCCCAAACCAGAGCAACGAATCTATTCCAAATAATCAAATTTATGATCTTGTTTTCAAAAATTAAGCGAAAGTAAAAAGAATCCCAAATCCAAAGACACCAAAGTAAAGCACCAAATTCCTCACTGTAATATTTTCACAACACAGAATAACCATACGCATTAAAGAGAAATGCCAATTAAGGAATTCCAAATATAGAAAGCACAAAAATTTACTCTTATTCTCTTTCAATATAAAGCTCCACCTTATCAGTGCTGTGGTGGCATATCAAGAAACCAACTTCTGAGATTCTGAAACTCACAAAAATTTCATTCCATATGCGAGAGATTACAAGACCCGATAAAACCAATACACTCCAGAATCAGAACAAAACAATAATTACACttagaacccagaaaaacccagcTCCCAAATTAGACTAAAATGGGAATTTTCATGGCCTTAACAGCTTTGagcatccataaaagacaaaaCCCAGAACGCATAATGAGCTTGAGCAACCATAAATCACACCAAGAAAAGCAGAAACAAGAACAAATCGATTAAAAAGGAAAgtgattattataataataacttACAAGAGCAAGAAAACTGTGCAAGAAGTATTGCAAAGAGGGTGACTTTGATGAGGATTGAGAGCTCTGTATTTTTggctttttctttctcttttcttcatATAAGTAAATAATATACCGTGTTATTTTTCCTCATTTAAGCAAAAGATTATTCTATTATGTGGCAAAGGTGGTTCGCTTGATTTAATGTAAATAATAAGAATACATAAACCACGCGCGAGAAAGAAGCGATTTCGAGTTAGTTCCATGTCCGAAATGAGAATACTATATAGTTACTATAGATAGTCAAAGCCAAAGTCAAATGGTGAAGGTGCGTTTCACGCGCTAAAAAGGAAGTGTGGGCTGGCTTTGGACTGAACTGTGTTGTACGTGGAAGATTTacatgaaagaagaagaagacgacgATCAGCGGCTGTCTTTGACAGCGCAGCCTATGaagaaagaattttttttttgaaagagaagaaataaattatttgaaaaggtTATTTTATTAGGAAAATTTATGAACGATTACTTAGTAAAATTTAATTCGCTAACATAAGTCATtatccaaaaaatataataatttcacTATTTTGGATAAAAATATCTCTTAAATTCAACACTCATTTTCTCTTTTATTGCGAACTCTCTTTCTAACATGTTTTATTCTTTCACTTTCTTATACTatctctcattctaatcttgtaaatctgaaaaaaataacaaaattaaaaaaaaaaaacatctgaAACGTATATTTGAGTTAAAAAATATGAACATttaaagttttcgtcaaatttcagtgtaGAATATCGAAATTCCATCGAAAAATCATCGTTTTTGCCAAAAATCATGTTTTaatgattgcatcgcaacaatATCGAAACGctattgattttgcatcgaaacatcatcgattttgcgttgaaattgcatcgaaaaaacatcgttttggcaaaaaataagttttcatgattgcatcgcaagagcattgaAACActatcaattttgcatcgaaacattatcgattttgcatcgaaaaaatatcgttttggcaaaaaaatcaagtttcatgattgcatcggtagagcatcgaaattgcatagATGATGTTtcaatgctcttgcgatgcaattatgagaactttgtttttttttgttgccAAAACGATGCTTATTCTATGCAAAATCGATGATATTTCAATactcttgtgatgcaatcatgaaacttgatttttggccaaaacgatgctttttcgatgcaaatccgatgtgtttcgatgcaaaatcgatagtgTTTCGATACTCTTCCgttgcaatcatgaaaacttgtatTTTGGTCAAAACGATgctgtttcgatgcaaaatcgatagtatttcgatgctcttgcgatgcaatcatgaaaatatgtttttttggccaaaacgatacttttttgatgcaaaatcgatgcaattttaatgctcttgcgatgcaatcatgaaacttgattattggccaaaataatacttttttgatgcaaaatcgatggtgtttcgttGCTTTTGCGATGCGatcatgaaaacttattttttggccaaaacgatgctttttcgatgcaaaatcgatgttttttcaatgcaaaatcgatggtgtttcgatgctttggcgatgcaatcatgaaaacttaatttttggccaaaaccATGCTTTTTCGATCCAATTCGATGCTCTgaactgaaatttgacgaaaattttggaggttcatattttttcactcaaatgtccatttcagatgaatttttttaaaaaaaaattttggtatttttttcgagatctataaGATAAcaatgagagagagagtgatgcaatgtgagacgttagagagagagtttggactgagagagaaaatgagtgtttgaatATTAGAgatatttttgtccaaaaaattgaaattgtcatatatttgggtaGTAACTTAGGTTGGTATATTAAAATTTTTTCCTAATTTTTctattgaaattttattaaatcattattttaataatatattattttaacgGTAATTATTTGGTACtctgtgtttttgtaaagtataTCATTTAGGTAcatgtgtttacaataatgcttATTTGGTACACTGTAttttgaaattgtacatatttggtaccctaaactcaaatttaattaataaaattttactaattaaATCAAACTATTTTCAATTATATGAgttctaaattcaaatttaattacttaattacatataactgatgataaTTTTGTcctattgataaaattttatttatcaaatttaagtctagggtaccaaatatgtatgatttaaaAATAgatggtaccatatgagcattattgaaaagaGATGGTACCAAAaagatactttgcaaaaacacgaagtaccaaatgagtaaattcctttatttcaataatatggtaaataacatttgggatccccgAGCTTTACCACTTGTATTACTTAGGTCCCCAACCTTTCTTTGTAGCAATTAGATCCCAACTTTTATATTTTGGTGGGTAAATGCTCATTTGTTaccttgtgttttatcgaaatacatacATGGTATCTCTAAATCTGATAATTATCAATTGATACCTCATATTTGTAAAAACTACATACTTTAGTACCCTTTGCCAAAAATATGAGCACATTACCcctatttttaataaattaattgattttttttatttttattattttgaaataatttaaaattattttttagaattattgaaacaaaaactaaattaaaaaatatatattctttttcttATAGTTGGCAAAAAGATGTTAAATAACTTTAACACAATCCCTTGAAGAAGTCATTGGAGAACTGACTTGATTAATTTGTGGTATACAAATATATCATGTGAGGTTTAGTTGCCACAAGATAAATTAAGAAGTCCAAGAATGATAAAATATTTGtgttgtctgtattttcaccTCCTAATACATGACAATTAAGAGTGGTTAGTGACAAGATAAGTCATGAGGTTCTCGAAGTGCACCCCCCAGGAAGCCCAGGTCAGATGAGACGTGGACATCTCCGAGTGAGGCCAACCCCAAAGGTCTTTCCTTGAGGTGATGGTACCTCCAGGTGAGGCCGCGTCCCGAGCCAGTTGGTACGTCGTGGATGCCTCCGAGTGAGGTCACACCTTGAGGTCTATCCTCGGGGCAAGGATCACCCCGTGAGAGGCCACGTTTGGAGGAGCTCTCTTCACTCACTCGTCCCCCAGGTGTATGACTCTGATCCTCAGACCTAGGATAGCCGCCAGATGTCAGTCACTGCAATTGTGGACCACCAGGCGATCATTTGACagcttttggtgagcctcgattgGTGGTGTCGAGTTTGTACACTCGAAAATCGGTATTTCCCATAACGCATCCTGACATGGGCAAACGTGCGTCGCACCTTGACAAGTcagagatatgttccccataaagttggtattCGACTTTCTGAAATGGGCCCTGTGCAATCCGCTTGGGCCATAGTCTTTATTTAGTGCAGACCTTTATGTATTAATTCGGCATTAACACCCCGAATTGGTAGAattttgtattaatgatagaCGATTAGCATTAATgatcccaacctctataaatagggatgggGTATCTACTTCTAGAGGGTtgattttttagagagagaaactctataattcagtgcaatatatacgctgcctgagaaccaccattgaagctgGCGAttacaagcttcaagctcacgaaataatagagactcgtggactaggagtCTTTTATAGTCTGAACCACGCAAAATCTTGTTGTTGACGacaattttggccaactgcgagtagacgcaaaaacgacaataaaccttgaatagaaaataaataacacaagtaattttataatggttcagccTTAATTTTTTGGTAATAgactaatccacttggagttgtgatatatgtagcctacacttaagaccAGATGAACCTGAGcgcaactgagtttcttaagtgtaagtagaaaaatatagagtttctctctctagagaatataagctttctctctctatgctttctcagaaaatgctcccagaatgccccaagtaacggtCCCAAAGTCTCGAAACTAGAGAGTTTTCTTAGTCTCCAAAAAAGATCATATTCTAAAATGATGCgatgagccctttatttataggctcatggatcgttcATGAAAAATATCtcgttttgacggggtccttggttgtttcaaccaagtttaattaataaagtaataaacaaattcaaattacaacaatataactATTACTtcaggatatctgagagatttgcGCGGTAGTTATGAGCCATTAGGGTTGAAGTTATTACTGAGattctgtaaagaagtcactgggtagttaactcctgagattctgacacatccgTTCGACTACACCCTCAATTTGACATAGCTGGTCGAATGAAACCCATTTCTGAGACGACTGGTCGGCTGAACTACTTGTCTGGTCGGGTGAGTCCCTCTTTGAGATGACCGGTCGACC
It encodes the following:
- the LOC133802569 gene encoding F-box/kelch-repeat protein At1g30090, with product MQRVRLSSEQAPVHKLGDSQMTLSPKFRLAVIPPSFLNPSAELELSMRGEPLIPGLPDDVALNCLLRLPVKSHSSCKVVCKRWHLLLGRKERFFTRRKELGFKDPWLFVFAFHKCTGKIQWQVLDLTYFSWHTIPSMPCKDKVCPHGFRCISIPREGTLFVCGGMVSDVDCPLDLVLKYEMQKNRWTVMSRMITARSFFASGVINGKIYVAGGNSADLFELNSAEVLDPMKGSWQSIANMGANMASYDAAVLNGKLLVTEGWLWPFYVSPRGQVYDPRTDHWESMAVGLREGWTGSSVVVYGHLFVVSELERMKVKVYDLDTDSWEPIEGPPLPEQICKPFAVNACDCKIYVVGRNLHVAVGHISKLNQKSSSEKWNFGVQWHVVDAPDCFSDLTPSSSQILFA